The Streptomyces bacillaris sequence ACCAGCGAGTTCTGGCCGCTGATCCGGCGCACGGGGACGACCCTGTGCACGCTGCTCGGGGTGATGGCGACCTATCTGCTCAAGCAGCCGCCGCTGCCGCAGGACACCGGGCATCCGCTGCGGGCGGCCTATGTCATCCCGTTCACCGAGGGGGCGACGGAGTTCGCCAAGCGGTTCGGGGTGTCGGCCCGGGCGCTGTTCAACATGACCGAGGTCTCCTGCCCGGTGCTCTCGGCCCCCGACCACCACCCGGGCGTCCCGATGCACTGCGGGGAGCCGAGGCCGGGCATCGCCGCCCGGATCGTGGACGATCACGACCGGGAGGTGCCGGACGGCGAGGCGGGCGAGCTGGTGCTGCGGGCCGAGCGGCCGTGGTCGTTCCTCAGCGGCTACCTCGGGCGGCCCGCCGAGACCGCCGCCGTCTGGCGCAACGGCTGGTTCCACACCGGGGACACGTTCCGGCGGGCCCCGGACGGCGGGCTGGTCTTCGTGGACCGGAAGAAGGACGCCATCCGCAGGCGCGGCGAGAACATCTCCTCGTTCGAGGTGGAGGCCCAGGCGTTGGCCCATCCCGGGGTGCTGGAGGCGGCCGCGGTGGCCGTCCCCGGCGACGAGGGCGAGGACGAGGTGCTGCTCGTGGTGGCGGACCGCGATCCGGGCGCACCGGTCGACCCGGCGGAGCTGCTGGAGTTCCTGCGGGGGCGGCTGGCCCACTTCATGCTGCCGCGCTACATCAGGGTGCTGCCCGAGCTGCCGAAGACACCGACCGGAAAGCCGACCAAGCACACGCTGCGCGCCGAGGGTGTGGTGGCGGGGACATGGGACCGCGAGGCGGCAGGCATCCGGATACGCAGGGAGAAGATCGTATGAGCAACCAGGAAGCGGATCCGGCGGCCCCGGGCCGAGGTCCCGGGCACGAGTGGGCGGGGGCGGCCACGGAGTCGTTCGCGGACTTCGCGGACCGGGTGGACGGCAAGGAGGACGTACCGCTCCGTGCCTCGCTGGACGGCGGGGTCGCCACGCTGACGTTGGACCGGCCCCGCCGCCGCAACAGCCTCGATCTGACGCTCTCCCGCCATCTGCTGCTCGGCCTGATGAGCGCGGGCGACGACCCCGGGGTCCGTACGGTCGTGATCACCGGGAGCGGCGGGGCGTTCTGCGCGGGGGACGACGTCGAGAGCGTACGGCGGTGGCGGCTGGGCGACCGGGTGGACACCCCCTTCGACCCGATCACCTCGGACGCCCACTATCTGCGGGTCTGCGAGGCGATCCTGCATCTGCCGAAGCCGGTGATCGCGGGGCTGACCGGGGCGGCGGCGGGTGCGGGCGCGGAGATCGCCTGCGCGGCCGACTTCCGGCTGGCCTCCACCCGGGCCTCGATCGGCAGCTGCCTGGCCGGGGTGGGGCATGTGGGGAACGTGGTCCTGATGTCCCGGCTGACCGGTCCTGCGCGGGCCACGGAAATCTATCTGACCGGGCGGATGGTGTCGGGGGACGAGGCGGTGCGGCTCGGCCTCTTCGACCGGCTCTGCGAACCGGAGGAGTTCGACCGCGAACTGGCCGAGCTGGCGGGCCGGTTCGCCGCGCTGCCGACCGCTTCGGTGGGGTTGTTCAAGGAGCTGCGGGAGCGGAGCTGGGGGCAGCCCGCGGAGTACGGGCTGCGCCTTCAAGACGCGTACCACCTGAAGACGCACGCCACGGTGGCCGACGCCCGGGAGGGGATGGCGGCGTTCGCGGAGAAGCGTCCGCCGCGGTTCACCGGGGGCTGAGCGACCGGCTCACGGGGGGTGTGAGCAACCGGCTCACCGGGGGCGGGGGACCTACTCACCGGCACCGGAGGGACCGGCGCGCTCCCTTCGCCGTCGCGATGAAAAGAGTATTCTGATTCTGATGAACGAAGCACCGCGGCAGCGACCTCCGGCGGCCCCGCCGCCCCGTCCCCCGTCCGCCTCCTCCCCCGCCCCGGTCGAGGAGAGCGCCCACAGCCTCGATGTCTCCGGCGCCCGGCTGCACTACTGGACCGCCGGGGCCGCCGACCGCCCGGCCGTCGCGCTCACCCATGGCGCCGGGGCCGACCACCGCATGTTCGACCCGCAGATCCCGGCGCTGGTCGGCGCGGGCTACCGCACCCTGCGCTGGGACGTGCGCTACCACGGCGCGTCCGCCTCCACCACGGGCCGCTTCCGGACCGGCTACGCGGCCGAGGACCTGGCGGCGCTGCTGGACGCGGCCGAGGTGCGCAGACCCGTGGTGCTGCTGGGCCAGTCGATGGGCGGCAACATCGCGCAGGAGTATCTGCGCCGGAGGCCCGACGAGGTCGCCGCGCTCGTCGTGATCGGCTCCACCTCCAACACCCTGCCCATCACGCGGGGCGAGCGGCGGCGGCTGGCGCTCTCGCGCACCCTCATGCGGCTGATGCCCTACCGGCGGCTGAGCCGGTGGATGGCCCGGTCCTCGGCGGAGGACCCGGCGGCCCAGGAGTATCTGCGTGAGGCCTTCGTGGCCAACGGGCGGCGCTCCTTCCTCACCACCTGGGACGGCATGACCCGCACGGCCGCCCCCTCACCCGGCTACCGTGTCGAGCAGCGCGAGCTTCTGATCTGCGGTGAACGCGACGGCACGGGTAACATCCGCTCCGCCATGGAACGGTGGAGCGAACGCGATCCGAACAGCGAGTTCCATGTCATCCCCGGCGCCGGACACGTCGCCAATCTCGACCGTCCCGACGAGGTCAACCGGCTGACCGTCGCCTTCCTGAAGGCCTGAGAACCCAGCGAGACCATGACTGACCACGAGATCACCCCCGAAGCCGACGCCGACGCCTCCCCGGCCGCCGAGTCCTCCCCGGCCACCGACGCTTCCTCCGGCGCCGACCTCTCCCCGGTCCCCGGCCCCGACGGGTTCAGCGACGCGGAGGCCGCCTTCATCAGCGAGATGGGTTCCCTGATGGAGCGCTGGGGGCTGCCGCAGGCCACCGGGCGCCTCTTCGGCTACCTCCTGCTGCGCAACAAGCCGGTGGACCTGGACACCATGACCCGCGAGCTGGGCCAGGCGAAGAGCGGACTCAGCGTGGCGGCACGGCAGTTGGAGTCGTGGACCCTCGTACGGCGCTCCACCAGGCCCGGCAGCCGGCGGATCGACTACGAGGCGGTGGGCGACCTCCAGCACCTGCTGCTGGTGAACAACGCCCATATGCGCAAGTTCACCCAGACGCTCAGCTCGGGCATCCCGGTGGCGCGCGGCGAGGCCCGGGACCGGCTGGCCTCGCTCGCCGACCTGTTCAGCGGGTTCGTGGAGCAGACCGAGGCGCTGGTGGCCGACTGGGAGGCCCGGCGCGCCGCCTCCTGAACCGCCCGAAGCCCCAGGCCCGGACCCCACCTCTGGGCCCGGTCCGAACCGCTCGACAACCCGGCGCCCTACGCGGTCGGTTCGCGACGCCCCGGCCGTACCTCTTCCGACGGAGTGACCGTGAACGTGCCCGTGAGAACGCCGTCCGCCATCGCCCCCGATCTCCCGGTCCGTCCGCCGGTCGTGGACGCCTGCGCACTGCTGTACGACGACGCGGGCTGGCGGGTCTATCTGCACCGGCTGGGCGAGAACGCGCCCGAGTACCTGGACGTCTTCTCCGCCTCCTTCTGCCGCTACTTCGGCGCCGACCACGCCACGTACCGCGACGCGCTGGCCGTCCGCTGGCAGGACGCGGTCGATGTGCTCCTGCCGCCCGGCCGACCGCCCTTCGACCTGGACGCGTACCTCGCGGACCGGCGACGGCAGGGGGTGACGGGCGAGTTCGCGATGGGGTCGGCGGAGCGGCTGCCGGACGGCCGTACCGTCAACGAGTGGCTGCTGGAGACCACCCGGGACGTCCGCGACCGGGTCCACGTCTGGGCCGGGCTCTCACTGCGCGACCCGGCCGCCGCCCTCGACGAGCTGGAACGTTCCCTCGCGGCGGGCGCGACCGGGCTGTGCGTGATCCCCTTCCTGGACGGCACCGACCCGGCCGATCCGCGCTTCGCCCCGGTCTGGGACGCGGCGGCCGGGGCCCGGCTGCCGGTCTGGCTGCACACCGGCCACCACTTCGCCCGCAGCCACCCCAGCGGCCTGGGCAGCTGGCGTACGGTCGAGACCCTGGCGGCCCGCCACCGCGAGCTGCTGCTCGTCGCGGGCCATGCGGGCTGGCCGGATGTGCAGGAGACCCTGCTCACCGCCGCCCGGCACCCGGGGGTCTATCTGGAGTTCTCCTCGCACCGGCCCCGGCACATGGCGAAGCCCGGCTCGGGGTGGGAGCCGCTGCTGCACCACGCCCGGGGCCTGGCCCGCGACCGGGTCCTGTTCGGCACCTCGACCTGGGTCAACCCGGCCCCGACCGCCTCCCTGGCCGACGAACTGGCCGGGCTCGCCCTGCCCGCCGAGGTGACCACCGCCTGGCTCTCGGGCAACGCGGAGGCCCTGATGGCCCGCGCGGCGGGGCCGCACCGGGGCTGAGGCGGGCCTACCGTCGGCCGGGTAAGCCACCCCCGACCGACGGAGACGTACGACATGGCAAAGATCCTTTTCGTAGTGACCGGCGCGGACCACTGGACCCTGGCCGACGGCACGGCCCACCCGACGGGCTTCTGGGCCGAGGAGGCCGTGACCCCGTACCAGATCTTCACCGGCGCCGGACACGAGGTGGTCGTCGCGACGCCCGGCGGCGTCGTCCCCACCGTGGACCGCGCCAGTCTGGCCCCCGATGTCAACGGCGGCCAGGAGGGCGCGGACAAGGTGGCGGCCGGGCTGGAGGCGTTCGAGGAGCTGCGGCGGCCGGTCGCGCTGGAGGACGTGGACCCGGAGGCGTACGACGCGGTCTTCTACCCGGGCGGCCACGGCCCGATGGAGGACCTGTCGGCGGACCCGGCCTCCGGGCGGCTGCTCACCGAGACCCTGGCCTCGGGCAGGCCGCTCGGCGTGGTCTGCCACGCCCCGGCAGCGCTGCTGGCCGCCACGGGCCCCGACGGCGTCAACGCGTTCGCGGGCTACCGCCTCACCGGCTTCACCAACACCGAGGAGGACCGGGCGGGCTTCGCGGACAAGGCGAAGTGGCTGCTCCAGGACCGGCTGGTGGCGCTGGGCACGGACTTCCAGGAGGGCGAGCCCTGGGCGCCGTTCGTGATCACCGACCGGAACCTGGTGACCGGCCAGAACCCGGCCTCCGCCGCCCCGCTGGCGGAGGAGCTGCTCAGGCGGATCGGCTGAGCGAGGCGCCGTACCGCTCCCGCCCGCCCCGACCGGTCCGGTGGACGGGCCGTCTCCGTACGCGGGCGGGAGCGCGGGCGTTCTCCGTGTCGGGTCAGACCCAGTCCCGCTGGACGGGCGGCTCGCAGAGTTCCAGGACGACCGCCCCCGACGACTCCGGCTCCTCACCGGCCAGGGGCTTCACGCGGGCGCCGACCGTGACCATCTGCGGCGCGGCCCCGACGACCTGGCAGCGGAAGACGAAACCCTCGGGGAAGCGGACCAGGGACTCGTTCCGGGCCGCCTCGGTGTAGCGGTGGACCACGGCGGTCCGTACGACCACGCCGTGGCCGGTGGTGCGTTCCGGCTCCAGTTCGCTCGACGCGCACACCGGGCACAGCAGCCGCCGGAAGGAGGCGGTGCCGCACCAGCGGCAGCGGTTGTAGGAGAGGCCGCACTCCTCGTGCGCCTTCTGGACGGTGCCCATTCCTGCCTGAGACACGGATCGACCCCCTGCGCTCGACTCGGACGCGCCGCACCTGGCTGACGGCGCGTCCGCACCATATGGCACTGAGTGCCGACACGTAAAGGCACTGAGTGCCGATTATTACCGAGTTTTCGCGGGGGGCGGGCGCTCAGCCCTCCCCGACGGCCGCCTCGATCTGCTGCACGACCCGCCACATCGGAGTCCCTTTGGCCGCGACCATGACGATGACCTCGCTGCCCCCGGACCCGGCGGTGACACCGGACGCCCCGGCCGTCGCCGGCAGGGCCTGTTTCTCCCGGGCGGGCGAGGGCCCGGCGGGCTGCTCCCACACTCCCCGTACGAGATCGAGCGCATGGTCCACGGCCGCCTCGGGGTCGCCCGCCCCGCCCGAACGCAGCCACAGCCGCAGCCCGTTGTTGTGCGCGGCGACCACGGAGGCGGCGATCACCTCGGCCCGCAGCTCCCCGTCCCGGTCCGTGCCGAAGCGCCCCCGGAGGTGACCGGCGAGCGTCTGCTCGTAGCGGCGCACCACGGAGAGTTCGTACGTCCGCAGCCCCGGCACCTCCCGGGTGAGCCGGTAGCGCTGTACGGAGAACTCGGGGTCGGCCGCGTACATCCGCAGCACGATCCGCGCCGCGTCGCACACCGCGCCCACCGGATCCTCGTCGCCCACGGCGGCGAGGAACTCCGTCATCTCCGCGAGACAGCGCTCATGGTCCGGGAAGACCACGTCCTCCTTGGAGGGGAAGTACCGGAAGAAGGACCGCCGCCCCACCCCGGCCCGCGCCACGATGTCGTCGACCGTCGTCCGCTCGAAGCCCCGCTCCAGGAAGAGCTGGAAGGCCGCCTGCGCCAGCACCTCCCGCATGGGTGCCTTCTTCTCGGGTCCGCGCGCCTCGCTCATGCGGCGAAACGTAGCATCGGAGGGAGGGTTTTGGCACTGGGTACCTTTACAGAGGGTACTGAGTACCATAAGGTTACCCTTACGAAACCACACCCAGGTGGAACCGGGCCTGATCGGCAGGGACCACACCGAGGTAGGCAGGAGAGCCGGCGTGAGCTTGAGGATCGTTGTCTGTGTGAAGTATGTGCCCGACGCGACCGGTGACCGGCGTTTCGCCGATGACCTGACGGTGGACCGTGAGGATGTGGACGGTCTGTTGTCGGAGCTGGACGAGTACGCGGTCGAGCAGGCGTTGCAGATCGCGGACGGGGCGGACGGCGCGGAGATCACTGTGGTGACGGTGGGTCCGGAGGACGCGAAGGACGCGCTGCGCAAGGCTCTGTCGATGGGTGCGGACAAGGCGGTCCATGTCGAGGACGACGATCTGCACGGCACGGATGTGATGGGGACGTCGCTGGTGCTGGCGAAGGCGGTCGAGAAGACCGGTTACGACCTGGTGATCTGCGGGATGGCCTCGACCGACGGTGTCATGGGCGTCCTCCCGGCCCTGCTGGCGGAGCGTCTGGGTGTGCCGCAGGTGACGCTGCTGTCCGAGGTCGCGGTGAACGGCGGTGTGGTGAGCGGGCGGCGTGACGGTGACACGGCATCGGAGCAGCTCGAGGCGTCGCTGCCGGCGGTGGTGTCGGTGACCGACCAGTCCGGTGAGGCGCGTTACCCCTCGTTCAAGGGGATCATGGCGGCGAAGAAGAAGCCGGTTCAGTCGCTGGATCTGGATGATCTGGGGATCGAGGCGGACGAGGTCGGTCTGGAGGGTGCGTGGACGGCTGTGGACGAGGCGGCGGAGCGGCCGGCGCGGACGGCGGGCACGATCGTGAAGGACGAGGGTGAGGGCGGCAGGCAGCTGGCCGAGTTCCTCGCGGGCCAGAAGTTCATCTGAGCCCCGCCCCCGGGTGATTCCCTCCCTCTCTTCTGTCTCTTCTGTCTCTGTGTCTGGAGTGCGTTGTCATGGCTGATGTTCTTGTTCTGGTCGATCACGTGGACGGTGCGGTCCGCAAGCCCACCCTGGAGCTGCTGACGCTGGCCCGCCGTATCGGTGACCCCGTCGCCGTCGCCCTGGGTGCGGGTGCCGAAGCGACCGCCGGGGTGCTGGGCGAGCACGGTGCCGTGCGGGTCCTGACGGCGGATGCCTCCGAGTTCGCGGAGTACCTCGTGGTGCCGAAGGTGGATGCCCTGCAGGCCGCGTTCGATGCGGTCTCCCCGGTGGCGGTGCTGGTGGTGTCCTCCGCGGAGGGCAAGGAGATCGCGGCGCGTCTGGCGCTGCGGATCGGGTCGGGGATCATCACCGACGCCACCGATCTGGAGGCCGGTTCCCAGGGTCCCGTCGCCACTCAGGCGGCCTTCGCCGCTTCTTTCACCACGAAGTCCCGGGTGTCGAAGGGTGTTCCGGTCATCACGGTGAAGCCGAACTCGGCTCCGGTCGAGCCGGCTGCTGCTGCGGGTGCGGTGGAGGCGCTGAACGTGTCGTTCGGTGCGGCGGCGACGGGGACGAAGGTGGTTGCGCGGACGCCGCGTGAGTCGACCGGGCGTCCGGAGCTGACCGAGGCCGCGATCGTGGTCTCGGGCGGTCGCGGGGTGAACGGGGCGGAGAACTTCCCCCTGATCGAGGCCCTCGCGGACAGCCTGGGGGCTGCGGTGGGGGCGTCGCGTGCTGCGGTGGACGCGGGCTGGTACCCGCACACCTCCCAGGTCGGCCAGACGGGTAAGTCCGTCTCCCCGCAGCTGTACATCGCCTCCGGTATCTCGGGGGCGATCCAGCACCGGGCGGGGATGCAGACCTCGAAGACGATCGTCGCGGTCAACAAGGACCCCGAGGCCCCGATCTTCGACCTCGTCGACTACGGCGTCGTCGGCGACCTCTTCACCGTCGTGCCCCAGCTCACCGAAGAGATCAACAACCGCAAGAGCTGACCCCCTTCCCTCCCGCTCCACCCCTCCGGGCCGCACGGTGAACCCCACCATGCGGCCCGGA is a genomic window containing:
- a CDS encoding ATP-dependent acyl-CoA ligase gives rise to the protein MSDGLDLDILDPASAAVPTAEQCVLGPLLRRRAAATPRAPYALMPDGELWTYERTLRETEETAAALQSLGVTPGQLVLSWLPNGPDALRVWYGVNAAGAVLVPLNIAYRGAILRQVIADSGAEVLVCRPSLAARLEEPYGPDEVGAVRTVVLLAGPEDTADEVEALAARLSVRFRVETGLRGGQAEFTEPVPAPQPWDPQTVIYTSGTTGPSKGVVSSYAHLYSSCTAAFHGMAGPEDRYLLQLPLFHAGGTIGAYGMLVHGGSVTVVPAFTTSEFWPLIRRTGTTLCTLLGVMATYLLKQPPLPQDTGHPLRAAYVIPFTEGATEFAKRFGVSARALFNMTEVSCPVLSAPDHHPGVPMHCGEPRPGIAARIVDDHDREVPDGEAGELVLRAERPWSFLSGYLGRPAETAAVWRNGWFHTGDTFRRAPDGGLVFVDRKKDAIRRRGENISSFEVEAQALAHPGVLEAAAVAVPGDEGEDEVLLVVADRDPGAPVDPAELLEFLRGRLAHFMLPRYIRVLPELPKTPTGKPTKHTLRAEGVVAGTWDREAAGIRIRREKIV
- a CDS encoding enoyl-CoA hydratase/isomerase family protein, with the protein product MSNQEADPAAPGRGPGHEWAGAATESFADFADRVDGKEDVPLRASLDGGVATLTLDRPRRRNSLDLTLSRHLLLGLMSAGDDPGVRTVVITGSGGAFCAGDDVESVRRWRLGDRVDTPFDPITSDAHYLRVCEAILHLPKPVIAGLTGAAAGAGAEIACAADFRLASTRASIGSCLAGVGHVGNVVLMSRLTGPARATEIYLTGRMVSGDEAVRLGLFDRLCEPEEFDRELAELAGRFAALPTASVGLFKELRERSWGQPAEYGLRLQDAYHLKTHATVADAREGMAAFAEKRPPRFTGG
- a CDS encoding alpha/beta fold hydrolase, yielding MNEAPRQRPPAAPPPRPPSASSPAPVEESAHSLDVSGARLHYWTAGAADRPAVALTHGAGADHRMFDPQIPALVGAGYRTLRWDVRYHGASASTTGRFRTGYAAEDLAALLDAAEVRRPVVLLGQSMGGNIAQEYLRRRPDEVAALVVIGSTSNTLPITRGERRRLALSRTLMRLMPYRRLSRWMARSSAEDPAAQEYLREAFVANGRRSFLTTWDGMTRTAAPSPGYRVEQRELLICGERDGTGNIRSAMERWSERDPNSEFHVIPGAGHVANLDRPDEVNRLTVAFLKA
- a CDS encoding GbsR/MarR family transcriptional regulator encodes the protein MTDHEITPEADADASPAAESSPATDASSGADLSPVPGPDGFSDAEAAFISEMGSLMERWGLPQATGRLFGYLLLRNKPVDLDTMTRELGQAKSGLSVAARQLESWTLVRRSTRPGSRRIDYEAVGDLQHLLLVNNAHMRKFTQTLSSGIPVARGEARDRLASLADLFSGFVEQTEALVADWEARRAAS
- a CDS encoding amidohydrolase family protein — encoded protein: MNVPVRTPSAIAPDLPVRPPVVDACALLYDDAGWRVYLHRLGENAPEYLDVFSASFCRYFGADHATYRDALAVRWQDAVDVLLPPGRPPFDLDAYLADRRRQGVTGEFAMGSAERLPDGRTVNEWLLETTRDVRDRVHVWAGLSLRDPAAALDELERSLAAGATGLCVIPFLDGTDPADPRFAPVWDAAAGARLPVWLHTGHHFARSHPSGLGSWRTVETLAARHRELLLVAGHAGWPDVQETLLTAARHPGVYLEFSSHRPRHMAKPGSGWEPLLHHARGLARDRVLFGTSTWVNPAPTASLADELAGLALPAEVTTAWLSGNAEALMARAAGPHRG
- a CDS encoding type 1 glutamine amidotransferase domain-containing protein; this encodes MAKILFVVTGADHWTLADGTAHPTGFWAEEAVTPYQIFTGAGHEVVVATPGGVVPTVDRASLAPDVNGGQEGADKVAAGLEAFEELRRPVALEDVDPEAYDAVFYPGGHGPMEDLSADPASGRLLTETLASGRPLGVVCHAPAALLAATGPDGVNAFAGYRLTGFTNTEEDRAGFADKAKWLLQDRLVALGTDFQEGEPWAPFVITDRNLVTGQNPASAAPLAEELLRRIG
- a CDS encoding Zn-ribbon domain-containing OB-fold protein; the encoded protein is MGTVQKAHEECGLSYNRCRWCGTASFRRLLCPVCASSELEPERTTGHGVVVRTAVVHRYTEAARNESLVRFPEGFVFRCQVVGAAPQMVTVGARVKPLAGEEPESSGAVVLELCEPPVQRDWV
- a CDS encoding TetR family transcriptional regulator, with protein sequence MREVLAQAAFQLFLERGFERTTVDDIVARAGVGRRSFFRYFPSKEDVVFPDHERCLAEMTEFLAAVGDEDPVGAVCDAARIVLRMYAADPEFSVQRYRLTREVPGLRTYELSVVRRYEQTLAGHLRGRFGTDRDGELRAEVIAASVVAAHNNGLRLWLRSGGAGDPEAAVDHALDLVRGVWEQPAGPSPAREKQALPATAGASGVTAGSGGSEVIVMVAAKGTPMWRVVQQIEAAVGEG
- a CDS encoding electron transfer flavoprotein subunit beta/FixA family protein, giving the protein MSLRIVVCVKYVPDATGDRRFADDLTVDREDVDGLLSELDEYAVEQALQIADGADGAEITVVTVGPEDAKDALRKALSMGADKAVHVEDDDLHGTDVMGTSLVLAKAVEKTGYDLVICGMASTDGVMGVLPALLAERLGVPQVTLLSEVAVNGGVVSGRRDGDTASEQLEASLPAVVSVTDQSGEARYPSFKGIMAAKKKPVQSLDLDDLGIEADEVGLEGAWTAVDEAAERPARTAGTIVKDEGEGGRQLAEFLAGQKFI
- a CDS encoding electron transfer flavoprotein subunit alpha/FixB family protein; translation: MADVLVLVDHVDGAVRKPTLELLTLARRIGDPVAVALGAGAEATAGVLGEHGAVRVLTADASEFAEYLVVPKVDALQAAFDAVSPVAVLVVSSAEGKEIAARLALRIGSGIITDATDLEAGSQGPVATQAAFAASFTTKSRVSKGVPVITVKPNSAPVEPAAAAGAVEALNVSFGAAATGTKVVARTPRESTGRPELTEAAIVVSGGRGVNGAENFPLIEALADSLGAAVGASRAAVDAGWYPHTSQVGQTGKSVSPQLYIASGISGAIQHRAGMQTSKTIVAVNKDPEAPIFDLVDYGVVGDLFTVVPQLTEEINNRKS